From a single Candidatus Neomarinimicrobiota bacterium genomic region:
- the mltG gene encoding endolytic transglycosylase MltG: MAGIFLLRIPAKEANPMVPDTLITLRIPRGAPFTQIADSLIQRGLIESRRRFYWSARLKGKTNELQAGAYRVPGGLTYGKLVNFLSAAQPLQIRVTIPEGFEFEETAALLSRHFSFSQEDFLAYKDSATLFNLPFDVTSMEGLLFPETYDFYENATPREIISRLIRQFLIEVDDSLRQVIRQKGQTVEEIITLASIIQGEAMIHDEMPVIASVYYNRIKRGMKLQADPTIQYIVPGPKIRLHQRHLEIDSPYNTYLYRGLPPGPVNSPGRDAILAAVFPDTTNYLYFVARGDGSHVFSRTHREHLRAKAAFQQVRREIYRQQQREKVLSP, encoded by the coding sequence ATGGCCGGTATTTTTCTTTTGCGCATTCCTGCCAAAGAAGCCAATCCCATGGTACCCGACACACTGATAACCCTTCGCATCCCCCGGGGCGCGCCTTTTACACAAATTGCCGATTCCCTGATACAGCGGGGACTCATTGAATCCCGTCGCCGTTTTTACTGGAGCGCCCGCCTTAAAGGGAAAACAAATGAACTCCAGGCCGGAGCCTACCGGGTTCCAGGCGGACTCACCTACGGGAAGCTGGTGAATTTTCTCTCGGCAGCCCAACCCCTCCAGATCCGGGTAACTATCCCCGAAGGATTTGAATTTGAAGAAACCGCCGCACTCCTCAGCAGACATTTTTCCTTTTCCCAAGAGGATTTTTTAGCCTATAAGGATAGCGCCACTCTCTTTAATCTCCCCTTTGATGTCACTTCCATGGAAGGGCTCCTTTTCCCCGAAACCTACGACTTTTATGAAAATGCCACACCGCGGGAAATCATCAGTCGCCTTATCCGCCAGTTCCTCATTGAAGTGGATGATTCCCTCCGGCAGGTGATTCGGCAAAAGGGCCAAACCGTAGAGGAAATCATCACCCTGGCCTCCATTATCCAGGGCGAAGCCATGATCCACGACGAAATGCCCGTCATTGCTTCGGTTTACTATAACCGTATCAAACGGGGCATGAAACTCCAGGCTGATCCCACCATCCAGTACATCGTGCCCGGACCCAAAATCCGCCTGCACCAACGTCATCTGGAAATCGATTCCCCCTATAATACCTATCTTTATCGCGGACTCCCCCCCGGACCGGTGAACAGTCCGGGACGGGATGCCATTTTGGCGGCTGTTTTCCCGGATACCACGAATTATCTCTATTTTGTCGCCCGGGGAGATGGATCCCATGTTTTCTCCCGTACCCACCGTGAGCACCTGAGAGCCAAAGCTGCTTTTCAACAGGTCCGCCGGGAAATTTACCGCCAACAGCAACGTGAAAAGGTCCTCTCACCATGA
- a CDS encoding transcriptional repressor: protein MNPEILNEILQRLHKERIKITRQRKLIIEIMYEHRGHIDAETLYLILKKQNAGVSRATIYRTLEMLVDKHLIRKMDFGEGRCVYEFKLGQPHHDHMKCLRCGKVIEFNDHIIELRQNTICHNYKFYPISHVMQIYGICCECREKEKKGCD from the coding sequence ATGAATCCTGAAATCCTGAACGAGATTCTCCAAAGGCTTCATAAAGAAAGGATTAAAATTACCCGGCAGCGGAAACTGATTATTGAAATCATGTACGAACACCGGGGGCATATTGACGCCGAAACCCTCTATCTGATTCTGAAAAAGCAAAATGCCGGTGTAAGCCGAGCCACCATCTACCGGACACTCGAGATGCTCGTGGATAAACACCTTATCCGGAAGATGGATTTCGGCGAAGGTCGCTGCGTGTATGAATTTAAACTGGGACAGCCACACCACGACCACATGAAGTGCCTGCGCTGCGGTAAAGTGATTGAATTCAACGATCATATCATCGAACTCCGGCAAAATACTATCTGCCATAACTATAAATTTTATCCCATATCTCATGTGATGCAGATTTACGGGATTTGCTGTGAATGCCGCGAAAAGGAGAAAAAAGGCTGTGATTGA
- a CDS encoding endonuclease/exonuclease/phosphatase family protein, whose product MLFVVACSVADEGYPVVFWNVENCFDTKDNAATDDEEFLPGSYPGWNERVYRYKLEQIGEILEDVKPVLLGLAEIENRQVLEDLVGIFARPECWGIIHRDGPDRRGIDCALLYRQDLLECLQEDFFIFRLPSGRPTREALLGEFRFRRGGGEAFIICVLHYPSRRGGARRSLPDRLACSRQLITHLRHYYPGRKILLMGDLNAPAHAEPVRMLDQFYPLLLEGPDVWTYVYQCRKQQLDHFLAGPEFLRGTPRILPRSPRVLRPPAMQDEFGFPEPFIKNRRIYGGVSDHYPIELIVVSR is encoded by the coding sequence TTGCTTTTTGTAGTTGCCTGTTCGGTGGCAGATGAGGGTTATCCTGTTGTATTTTGGAATGTGGAGAATTGTTTTGATACAAAGGATAATGCGGCGACGGATGATGAGGAATTTCTGCCGGGGAGTTATCCGGGCTGGAATGAGCGGGTTTACCGGTACAAGCTGGAACAGATCGGGGAAATCCTGGAGGATGTGAAGCCGGTCCTTTTGGGGTTGGCCGAGATTGAGAACCGGCAGGTTCTGGAAGATCTGGTTGGGATTTTTGCCCGGCCGGAGTGTTGGGGGATTATCCACCGGGACGGACCGGATCGCCGGGGTATTGATTGTGCCCTTTTGTACCGGCAGGATCTTCTGGAGTGTCTTCAGGAGGATTTTTTCATATTCCGTTTACCCTCCGGGCGTCCAACCCGGGAAGCGCTTTTAGGGGAATTCCGTTTCAGACGGGGCGGGGGAGAGGCTTTTATCATCTGTGTGCTTCACTATCCCTCCCGGCGTGGAGGAGCCCGGCGTTCCCTGCCGGATCGTCTGGCCTGTTCACGGCAGCTCATAACTCATCTGCGGCATTATTACCCCGGACGGAAAATACTCCTTATGGGGGATTTGAACGCACCGGCCCATGCCGAACCGGTCCGCATGCTGGATCAGTTCTACCCCTTGCTCTTAGAAGGTCCTGATGTCTGGACCTATGTATATCAATGCCGGAAACAGCAATTGGATCACTTTCTGGCCGGTCCCGAATTCCTCCGGGGTACGCCCCGCATCCTGCCCCGTTCTCCCCGCGTTCTCCGTCCCCCTGCCATGCAGGATGAATTCGGCTTCCCCGAACCCTTTATCAAAAACCGCCGCATCTATGGCGGAGTGTCGGATCATTATCCGATAGAGTTGATAGTCGTCAGTCGGTAG
- a CDS encoding SLBB domain-containing protein produces MKKCGITLVLFTLLAGILSAQNVGSMTSSGYNLGRQDQTELLYPVKIWGEVVRPGIYDVPLTSDIIGIISYAGGPTNMARLTNVRVLRNERTFEGEKILVTVDIEKYIETGDKSILPVIRPGDTIMIPPKFMKQVTDVLGTFSAILSIVNVFAVTSWYMTRP; encoded by the coding sequence ATGAAAAAATGTGGAATCACACTCGTACTTTTTACGCTTCTTGCGGGAATCCTCAGCGCTCAAAATGTGGGGTCCATGACCTCCAGCGGCTATAACCTGGGGCGTCAGGATCAGACGGAACTTCTCTATCCCGTGAAAATCTGGGGCGAGGTGGTCCGTCCGGGGATCTATGATGTCCCCCTTACCAGTGATATCATCGGCATTATTTCCTATGCAGGAGGCCCTACCAACATGGCCAGACTCACCAATGTCCGCGTCCTCCGGAATGAACGGACTTTCGAAGGAGAAAAGATCCTGGTAACGGTGGATATCGAAAAATATATCGAAACCGGCGACAAATCCATCCTGCCTGTCATCCGTCCCGGCGATACCATCATGATTCCTCCCAAGTTTATGAAACAGGTAACGGATGTACTGGGAACCTTCAGCGCCATCCTGTCTATTGTGAATGTCTTTGCCGTCACCTCCTGGTATATGACCAGACCTTAA
- a CDS encoding UvrD-helicase domain-containing protein: MTHLLDNLNPRQREAVLTTDGPLLIFAGAGSGKTRVLVRKIAYLLEQQKTVPERILAVTFTNKAAGEMRERLISMLGPEAARVTMGTFHSINARFLRKEAHRLGYTRDFTIYDTTDSLRLIRDLMHNMAINAVSLTANGMKYFISDCKQQMILPDQALNVLRSDFLAEKKVAVYKAYQQQLKANNAMDFDDLLIMPLLIFEKFPEVLTLMQYRYDYILVDEYQDTNRVQFLFLKALSEKHHNICVVGDDDQSIYGWRGADIRNILDFEETFPNPTVIKLEQNYRSTATILKAASAVVKKNRNRKDKTLWTESEKGEKIILHQAETDHDEAAYIANTIRENHFRGFRYRDHAILYRTNAQSRQLEEALLNRQIRYMIVGGTRFYDRKEIKDIMAYLRVLVNPSDGVNLKRIINNPARGIGKTSLERLEDFAENTNRTLWESLQYPEEAGLGSAAQARVKTFLNMMTRLRSRLETLTLTDTVKEVLRYTGYQSQYETDDKNKENEDRLENLEEFVNSAGEFEQNNEGATLEDFLQEASLLTDVDQWEDAADAVVLMTLHSAKGLEFPVVFISGLEDGLFPLERAKEKEEELEEERRLFYVGITRAMKRCILTCVRRRLRYGRWLPSKASPFTKEIPPDCLEKTGFEKQKSRDTFLFGLGEREIESTFDAVSSPPKRKAGRTPSRKKAAGNPAVLPLASSRRIRVGDAVIHKVYGRGKVLASVPSSQPAFRVAFQGGVVKTIAAKFLQLPE, from the coding sequence ATGACACACCTTCTGGATAACCTCAATCCCCGCCAGCGTGAAGCCGTCCTTACGACAGACGGCCCCCTCCTCATCTTCGCCGGTGCCGGCAGCGGTAAGACCCGCGTCCTTGTCCGGAAAATTGCCTACCTTTTAGAACAGCAAAAAACCGTCCCCGAACGGATTCTGGCCGTGACCTTTACCAACAAAGCCGCCGGAGAAATGCGGGAGCGCCTGATCAGTATGCTGGGACCGGAAGCTGCCCGGGTGACCATGGGGACCTTTCACAGCATCAATGCCCGTTTCCTCCGGAAAGAGGCTCACCGCCTGGGATATACCCGGGACTTTACTATCTATGATACTACCGATTCCCTCCGACTCATCCGGGATTTGATGCATAACATGGCCATTAACGCCGTCTCCCTTACTGCCAACGGCATGAAATACTTTATCAGCGACTGCAAACAGCAGATGATTCTCCCGGATCAGGCTCTGAATGTGTTGCGGAGCGATTTTCTGGCAGAAAAAAAAGTGGCTGTTTACAAGGCTTATCAGCAACAACTCAAGGCAAACAACGCCATGGATTTTGACGACCTCCTCATTATGCCACTTTTGATTTTTGAGAAGTTCCCCGAGGTACTCACCCTTATGCAGTACCGCTATGATTACATCCTTGTCGATGAATATCAGGATACCAACCGGGTCCAGTTTCTCTTTCTCAAAGCCCTCAGTGAAAAACATCACAACATCTGCGTGGTGGGGGATGATGATCAGTCCATTTACGGCTGGCGCGGCGCCGATATCCGCAACATCCTGGATTTTGAAGAGACCTTTCCCAATCCCACCGTCATCAAGCTGGAACAGAATTACCGTTCCACTGCCACCATTCTCAAAGCTGCTTCGGCTGTGGTGAAAAAAAACCGGAACCGGAAAGACAAAACACTCTGGACCGAATCGGAGAAGGGGGAGAAAATTATCCTCCATCAGGCTGAAACGGACCATGACGAAGCGGCATATATCGCCAATACCATCCGGGAAAATCACTTCCGGGGCTTCCGGTACCGCGACCACGCCATCCTCTACCGGACCAATGCCCAGTCCAGGCAACTGGAAGAAGCTTTGCTGAACCGCCAGATTCGCTACATGATCGTAGGCGGCACCCGTTTTTACGATCGGAAAGAAATCAAGGACATCATGGCTTATCTCAGAGTCCTGGTGAATCCCAGTGACGGTGTGAATCTGAAACGCATCATCAATAATCCCGCCCGGGGGATCGGAAAAACCAGCCTGGAACGACTGGAGGATTTTGCCGAAAATACCAATCGAACCCTTTGGGAATCTCTTCAGTATCCAGAAGAAGCCGGACTTGGCTCTGCAGCCCAAGCTCGCGTCAAAACCTTTCTGAACATGATGACCCGCCTCCGGTCCCGCCTGGAAACCCTGACCCTCACCGATACCGTGAAAGAGGTTCTCCGGTATACAGGCTATCAAAGTCAATACGAAACCGACGATAAGAATAAAGAAAATGAAGACCGCTTAGAAAACCTGGAAGAATTTGTCAACAGTGCCGGTGAGTTTGAACAGAACAATGAGGGCGCCACCCTGGAGGATTTTCTCCAGGAGGCTTCTCTCCTCACCGATGTGGATCAGTGGGAAGATGCGGCCGATGCCGTGGTGCTTATGACACTTCACAGCGCCAAGGGACTCGAATTTCCCGTGGTTTTCATCTCCGGCCTGGAAGATGGACTCTTTCCCCTGGAACGGGCCAAGGAGAAGGAAGAGGAACTGGAAGAAGAGCGCCGGCTCTTTTATGTGGGCATCACCCGGGCCATGAAACGATGTATTCTCACCTGTGTCCGTCGCCGTCTTCGCTACGGCCGGTGGTTACCCTCCAAAGCGAGTCCCTTTACAAAAGAAATCCCCCCGGATTGTCTGGAAAAAACCGGGTTTGAAAAACAAAAATCCCGCGATACATTCCTTTTTGGACTGGGGGAAAGGGAGATTGAAAGTACTTTCGATGCTGTATCCTCTCCACCGAAACGCAAAGCCGGACGGACGCCTTCCCGCAAAAAAGCAGCCGGTAATCCGGCGGTCCTGCCCCTGGCATCCTCCCGGAGAATCCGTGTAGGCGATGCGGTAATCCATAAAGTCTATGGCCGGGGTAAGGTCCTGGCTTCCGTCCCCAGTTCTCAGCCTGCCTTTCGCGTGGCTTTTCAGGGCGGGGTGGTGAAAACAATTGCCGCGAAATTCCTCCAACTGCCGGAATGA
- a CDS encoding HAD-IA family hydrolase: protein MIEPLIISYDLDGTLVDSIPDITLSMNKTLDEAGLPHVTAGQMKTFVGNGIPPMVERALKTSLAYMKAEKDFEKLYGHTLSRYKTLYQAHCTVETRLYTGAREILDHFSGKIQVLITNKAESMTRKILQYFGLEDYFAVVVGGNTLAVKKPHPDVIRYVREKTGPDGLLCHVGDSPVDIKTAKTTGNIAVAATWGYSERRKLMDAGPHYFLDHLNELKEIIA, encoded by the coding sequence GTGATTGAACCGTTGATTATCAGTTACGACCTGGACGGGACCCTGGTGGATTCCATTCCCGATATAACCCTGTCCATGAACAAAACCCTGGATGAAGCCGGTCTTCCCCATGTAACAGCCGGACAGATGAAAACCTTTGTGGGAAACGGTATTCCGCCCATGGTGGAACGGGCTTTAAAGACCTCGCTGGCATACATGAAGGCGGAAAAGGACTTTGAAAAGCTTTATGGACACACCCTCAGCCGCTACAAAACCCTCTATCAGGCCCATTGCACCGTTGAAACCCGGCTTTACACCGGCGCCCGCGAGATTCTGGACCATTTTTCCGGAAAAATACAGGTCCTTATCACCAACAAAGCCGAAAGCATGACACGGAAAATTTTGCAATATTTCGGCCTGGAGGATTATTTTGCCGTTGTGGTGGGAGGGAATACCCTGGCGGTAAAAAAACCACATCCGGATGTCATCCGGTATGTCCGGGAGAAAACCGGCCCGGATGGACTTCTCTGCCATGTGGGGGACAGTCCCGTCGATATAAAAACTGCCAAAACCACGGGAAATATCGCCGTGGCCGCAACCTGGGGTTATTCTGAGCGCCGAAAACTGATGGATGCAGGTCCCCATTATTTTCTGGATCACCTGAATGAATTAAAAGAAATAATTGCATAA
- a CDS encoding BatA domain-containing protein produces the protein MSFLWPGILILLAAAGIPILIHLLGERRYEKVYFSSIRLLKQIETDSLRKIRLRQWIILILRTLGIMFLVLALAGPFAGGWRPGGPGEGLILVDSSPSARFHRDFETMSTTLQSEFPGWDTLRVHEEMSPQTFMRKLQRKRPPEHILFLTDLQANEAMPVFLNTLRDIVDDPVIIALNPYREKPWIQSLDIPARYFPAGDFIPVRAVLTLHGNRHPLAYLTVNGKRIAQTRSDESGYVEFSFLAESPGHYHGMVKTEGSDHPFNQRYFSLNAGEKISILLVQGEDSYLLPALEALMTVDVEAVTPDLFPGSPLENRDLLILDGLHPLSAAQMARIRRFAQNRPVWIVMDRRPDASWKEILTIQDAREQRLPEGQFRITEKAEQGDPLFTELPGFSIFRYFTIRSDTPLQPILRLNDGNPLLYSPRESNIYIQTSPFRLADNRMGTHPLFTRALKTLLFYFMGVTHRDVLVGEPIPIHQAGDEIIRPDGRRVKVLEPYAGTDIPGIYTRISNGSRNYFAVNWPESETTGNVLETPLPGFQVIPAQTDEIRSFRESLKGRSLTPLFFLLTALCWGGELFLMMLNMKKRGNIKKHD, from the coding sequence ATGTCATTTCTCTGGCCCGGTATCCTGATCCTCCTGGCGGCGGCGGGCATACCGATTCTCATACATCTCCTGGGTGAACGGCGGTACGAAAAGGTCTATTTCAGTTCAATCCGTCTTTTAAAGCAAATTGAGACCGATTCCCTTCGGAAAATCCGGTTGCGGCAGTGGATTATTCTCATCCTCCGAACTCTGGGCATTATGTTTCTGGTTTTGGCTCTGGCGGGACCTTTTGCCGGTGGATGGCGTCCGGGCGGGCCCGGTGAAGGACTCATCCTCGTGGATAGTTCTCCCAGTGCCCGTTTCCACAGAGATTTTGAAACCATGAGTACCACCCTCCAATCCGAATTTCCCGGCTGGGATACGCTCCGGGTCCATGAGGAGATGTCCCCTCAAACCTTCATGCGAAAACTCCAGCGCAAACGTCCTCCGGAACACATCCTCTTCCTTACCGATCTCCAGGCCAATGAGGCTATGCCCGTTTTTTTGAATACTCTTCGGGATATTGTGGATGATCCGGTGATTATTGCCTTAAATCCCTATCGGGAAAAGCCATGGATTCAGTCCCTGGATATACCTGCCCGCTATTTTCCTGCCGGCGATTTTATCCCTGTCCGCGCCGTCCTGACTCTCCACGGGAACCGTCATCCCCTGGCCTATCTCACCGTCAATGGAAAACGCATCGCTCAGACCCGCTCCGATGAGTCAGGATACGTGGAATTTTCCTTCCTGGCCGAATCGCCCGGACATTATCACGGGATGGTGAAAACCGAGGGATCGGACCACCCCTTCAATCAGCGCTATTTTTCCCTCAATGCCGGCGAGAAAATATCCATCCTCCTGGTGCAAGGAGAGGATTCCTACCTTCTTCCCGCTCTGGAAGCTCTGATGACCGTGGATGTGGAAGCGGTTACGCCGGACCTCTTTCCCGGAAGTCCCCTGGAAAACCGGGATTTGCTCATTTTAGACGGTCTCCATCCTCTTTCTGCTGCCCAGATGGCCCGTATCCGTCGCTTTGCCCAAAACAGACCGGTCTGGATTGTGATGGACCGCCGGCCTGATGCCTCCTGGAAAGAGATTCTTACCATTCAGGATGCCCGGGAGCAAAGACTTCCCGAGGGGCAGTTCCGAATCACGGAGAAGGCTGAACAGGGAGATCCGCTCTTTACAGAGCTCCCGGGATTTTCCATCTTCCGGTATTTTACCATCCGATCGGATACGCCCCTTCAACCCATCCTGCGTTTGAACGACGGGAATCCATTATTATATTCTCCCAGGGAGAGTAATATCTACATCCAAACATCCCCTTTCCGGCTGGCGGACAACCGGATGGGAACTCATCCTCTCTTTACCCGGGCTTTGAAGACGCTTCTCTTTTACTTTATGGGGGTGACTCATCGGGATGTGTTGGTCGGTGAACCCATCCCCATTCACCAGGCCGGGGATGAAATCATCCGTCCCGACGGACGCCGGGTGAAGGTCCTTGAACCTTACGCCGGGACCGATATTCCCGGCATCTATACCCGGATCAGCAACGGCAGCCGAAACTATTTCGCCGTGAACTGGCCGGAAAGTGAAACGACAGGCAACGTTCTGGAGACTCCACTCCCCGGATTTCAGGTTATCCCGGCACAGACCGATGAAATTCGTTCCTTTCGTGAATCCCTCAAGGGCCGGTCCCTCACGCCCCTTTTCTTTTTACTCACGGCTCTATGCTGGGGGGGTGAACTCTTTTTGATGATGCTGAATATGAAAAAACGAGGTAATATAAAAAAGCATGACTGA
- a CDS encoding phosphomannose isomerase type II C-terminal cupin domain: MNYTEERPWGMFEVLLDEPDYKVKRITVLPGKRLSLQSHRRRSEHWVITRGDVNVVNNDEGKPYKAGDHIYIPAGNKHRIKNTGNNKAVFIEVQVGDYFGEDDIIRYEDDFNRV, encoded by the coding sequence ATGAATTACACCGAAGAACGCCCCTGGGGCATGTTTGAAGTTTTGTTGGATGAACCCGATTACAAAGTGAAACGCATCACCGTCCTGCCCGGCAAGCGTCTCTCCCTCCAGAGCCACAGACGCCGCAGTGAGCACTGGGTGATCACCCGGGGCGATGTGAATGTAGTGAACAACGACGAAGGTAAGCCCTACAAAGCCGGGGACCATATTTATATCCCCGCCGGAAACAAACACCGGATTAAAAATACAGGAAACAACAAAGCCGTTTTTATTGAAGTCCAGGTCGGGGACTATTTTGGAGAAGATGACATCATCCGTTATGAGGATGATTTTAACCGCGTATAA
- the cdaA gene encoding diadenylate cyclase CdaA, whose amino-acid sequence MIDLFHIGYLTVTLLDIIDILLVTGLIYVIYTFFRDSRAKQMVVGLIILILLGSFARLLNLQALSWILGSLQTAWLIFFVIVFQPELRRILLIVGQNPLVRRLFSPETYDLTEELIHSVMELQRRKIGALIVVLRDLGLKTIVEKGVSINGTLSTQLILSIFNTDSPLHDGAIIVYQDQVIAAKCILPLSENTDVDPTIGTRHLAALGLSEESEAFVIVVSEETGKISTAFRGILKRGLDEPALRTDLIKYLSGRNV is encoded by the coding sequence ATGATTGATTTGTTCCACATCGGATATCTCACAGTTACCCTCCTGGATATTATCGATATTCTCCTGGTGACGGGACTCATTTACGTGATTTATACCTTTTTCCGGGATTCCCGGGCCAAGCAGATGGTAGTGGGACTCATTATCCTCATCCTCCTCGGGTCCTTTGCCCGCCTTCTTAACCTTCAGGCCCTTTCCTGGATTTTGGGCAGCCTCCAAACAGCCTGGCTTATCTTTTTTGTCATCGTTTTTCAGCCCGAACTCCGGCGTATTCTCCTCATTGTGGGACAAAATCCCCTGGTCCGGCGGCTCTTTTCGCCTGAAACCTATGACCTCACGGAGGAACTTATCCACAGCGTCATGGAACTCCAGCGACGGAAAATAGGAGCGCTTATTGTGGTCCTCCGGGATTTGGGACTCAAAACCATCGTGGAAAAAGGCGTGTCCATCAACGGAACCCTTTCCACACAGCTCATTTTATCCATTTTCAATACCGATTCGCCCCTTCACGACGGAGCCATCATTGTTTACCAGGACCAGGTCATTGCCGCTAAATGCATCCTGCCCCTGAGTGAAAACACCGATGTGGATCCCACCATCGGCACCCGCCATCTGGCAGCCCTTGGACTCTCGGAAGAAAGCGAAGCCTTTGTGATTGTTGTGTCCGAAGAGACGGGAAAAATTTCCACTGCCTTTCGGGGCATTCTGAAACGGGGACTCGATGAACCGGCCCTCCGGACAGATCTCATCAAATACCTGTCGGGGCGCAATGTTTAA
- a CDS encoding adenosylhomocysteinase, which yields MKYKVADISLAPFGRKEIEFAEKEMPGLMAIREEYSHKKPLKGARITGSLHMTIQTAVLIETLKELGADIRWASCNIFSTQDHAAAAIADAGIPVFAWKGETLEEYWWCTRMALLHGDKGPHMIVDDGGDATLFVHEGVRLEKEYAETGTLPEITAKNKELQIMHRLILQDMEACPKRWHRVAEEIRGVSEETTTGVHRLYQYMEQGKLLFPAINVNDSVTKSKFDNLYGCRESLADGIKRATDVMVAGKTVMICGYGDVGKGCAQSMKGFGARVIISEIDPICALQAVMEGYEIKTVEEAIKEDAPDIFVTATGNCDVITADHMAAMKDMAIVCNIGHFDNEIQVDAVLNRPDTTKINVKPQVDQIRFDDGHSIILLSEGRLVNLGNATGHPSFVMSNSFSNQVLAQIDLWSKDHEKKVYRLPKVLDEKVARLHLKKLGVKLTKLTEKQAEYIGIPVEGPYKPDHYRY from the coding sequence ATGAAATACAAAGTAGCCGACATCTCTCTGGCGCCCTTCGGTCGCAAGGAGATTGAATTTGCCGAGAAAGAAATGCCCGGACTCATGGCCATCCGGGAAGAATACAGTCACAAAAAACCCCTGAAAGGCGCCCGGATTACGGGAAGCCTCCACATGACCATACAGACGGCTGTTCTCATTGAAACCCTCAAAGAGCTGGGGGCCGATATTCGTTGGGCCAGCTGCAATATTTTTTCCACACAGGACCATGCCGCTGCCGCCATTGCCGATGCAGGCATTCCCGTCTTCGCATGGAAAGGAGAGACCCTGGAAGAATACTGGTGGTGTACACGTATGGCCCTTCTCCACGGAGATAAAGGGCCTCACATGATTGTGGATGACGGCGGCGATGCCACCCTCTTTGTTCACGAAGGAGTCAGACTGGAAAAGGAATACGCCGAAACCGGTACATTACCGGAAATCACCGCGAAGAACAAAGAACTCCAAATCATGCATCGGCTGATTCTTCAGGATATGGAAGCCTGTCCCAAACGCTGGCACCGGGTGGCGGAAGAGATTCGGGGAGTGAGTGAAGAAACCACCACCGGTGTCCACCGCCTTTATCAATACATGGAGCAGGGCAAACTCCTGTTTCCCGCCATCAATGTGAACGACTCCGTCACCAAATCCAAGTTTGACAACCTTTACGGTTGCCGCGAATCCCTGGCGGACGGCATCAAACGGGCAACGGATGTCATGGTGGCCGGCAAGACCGTCATGATTTGCGGGTACGGAGATGTGGGCAAGGGCTGTGCACAATCCATGAAAGGCTTCGGCGCCCGGGTGATTATTTCCGAAATTGACCCCATCTGTGCTCTTCAGGCCGTCATGGAAGGCTACGAAATCAAAACCGTGGAAGAGGCCATCAAAGAGGATGCCCCCGACATTTTCGTCACCGCCACCGGCAATTGCGACGTGATTACAGCTGATCACATGGCTGCCATGAAGGATATGGCCATCGTCTGCAATATCGGCCATTTTGATAATGAAATTCAGGTGGATGCGGTGTTAAATCGCCCCGATACAACAAAAATCAACGTCAAACCCCAGGTGGATCAGATTCGCTTTGACGACGGGCACTCCATCATCCTCCTCTCCGAAGGCCGTCTGGTGAACCTGGGCAATGCTACCGGACACCCGTCCTTTGTCATGAGTAACTCCTTCAGCAATCAGGTTTTGGCACAGATCGATCTCTGGTCCAAAGACCATGAGAAAAAAGTCTACCGCCTGCCGAAAGTTTTGGATGAAAAAGTCGCCCGGCTCCATTTGAAAAAGCTGGGTGTGAAACTCACCAAACTTACGGAAAAACAGGCGGAATATATCGGCATACCGGTCGAAGGACCGTATAAGCCCGATCATTACCGGTATTAA